The following proteins are co-located in the Chryseobacterium daecheongense genome:
- a CDS encoding MaoC family dehydratase, protein MVTINNFEEYKSYEGKTIGVSNWHQIDQEQIDKFADATLDRQWIHVDPERAKKEGPFGSTIAHGYLTLSLIPYLWKQIADVRNVKMEINYEIESFKFGQAVRVNSEVQLQATAKMISNLRGTVKAVIQAKLIIKGEVKPAYTGDVIFLYHFA, encoded by the coding sequence ATGGTAACGATCAACAATTTTGAAGAATATAAGTCCTATGAAGGAAAAACCATAGGTGTTTCCAACTGGCATCAAATAGATCAGGAACAGATCGATAAATTTGCTGATGCAACTTTAGACCGGCAATGGATACATGTCGATCCGGAAAGGGCAAAAAAAGAAGGACCTTTTGGATCAACCATAGCCCACGGGTATCTCACTCTTTCTCTTATCCCCTATTTATGGAAGCAGATAGCGGATGTCCGTAATGTAAAAATGGAAATCAATTACGAAATAGAAAGCTTCAAATTTGGGCAGGCTGTACGTGTTAACAGCGAAGTACAGCTACAAGCCACCGCAAAAATGATATCCAACCTCAGAGGAACTGTTAAAGCGGTGATCCAGGCTAAGCTGATCATTAAAGGTGAAGTGAAACCCGCATACACCGGTGATGTTATTTTTCTTTACCACTTCGCTTAA
- a CDS encoding DUF3574 domain-containing protein — MKTLKTALSVSIFSLVLTSCATMQRTDLYFGTNIPTGGNVTQQQWKEFSDGVITQYFPEGYTEVDAVGKWMDTQTKQTISENTKVVTFLGKPTKERNASLDSITQKYIRQFHQQSVLRIDSKPKVKFISKT; from the coding sequence ATGAAAACTTTAAAAACAGCCTTATCTGTATCTATTTTCAGTCTTGTTCTTACTTCCTGCGCTACAATGCAGCGAACCGATCTGTATTTTGGAACTAATATCCCGACCGGAGGCAATGTAACCCAGCAGCAGTGGAAGGAATTTTCTGACGGGGTTATTACCCAATACTTCCCTGAAGGATACACAGAAGTAGATGCTGTCGGGAAATGGATGGACACCCAGACCAAACAAACCATTTCCGAAAATACCAAGGTGGTGACCTTTCTCGGTAAACCCACCAAAGAAAGAAATGCTTCCCTCGACAGTATTACACAAAAGTATATTCGTCAATTTCACCAGCAAAGTGTACTGAGAATAGATAGCAAGCCCAAAGTAAAATTCATCAGTAAGACATAA
- a CDS encoding rod shape-determining protein produces MGLFDMFTQEIAMDLGTANTLIIHNNKIIIDQPSIVSIDRTTGKPIAVGEQAKLMQGKTHENIKAVRPLKDGVIADFHASEHMIKEFIKQIPGIKGRFIQPALRIVICIPSGITEVEKRAVKDSALKVNAKEVKLIYEPMAAAIGAGIDVQNPEGNMIVDIGGGTTEIAVIALGGIVCDRSLKIAGDVFTNDIAYFLRSYYNLYVGERTAERIKIEIGSALEELDYPLEDIPVQGRDMITGKPKEIMVNYKEIFKALDKSLMRIEDAVMETLSLTPPELAADIYKTGIYLAGGGALLHGLADRIHKKTGLPVCVAEDPLRAVVRGTGIALKNINKFSFLMSN; encoded by the coding sequence ATGGGGCTATTTGATATGTTTACACAAGAGATCGCAATGGATCTTGGAACCGCTAACACACTAATTATACATAATAACAAAATCATCATTGATCAGCCCTCGATCGTCTCTATTGACCGTACAACGGGAAAACCAATAGCAGTCGGAGAACAGGCGAAGCTTATGCAGGGGAAGACCCATGAAAATATTAAAGCAGTACGTCCGCTGAAAGACGGTGTGATTGCTGATTTTCATGCTTCCGAACACATGATCAAAGAATTCATTAAACAGATACCGGGAATTAAGGGAAGATTTATACAGCCAGCACTTAGAATTGTCATTTGCATTCCTTCAGGGATTACGGAAGTGGAAAAAAGGGCTGTAAAAGATTCTGCATTGAAAGTGAATGCAAAGGAAGTTAAGCTGATCTATGAGCCAATGGCCGCTGCAATTGGTGCGGGTATTGACGTTCAGAATCCGGAAGGAAATATGATCGTAGATATAGGCGGCGGAACGACTGAAATTGCAGTCATTGCACTGGGTGGAATCGTTTGCGACAGATCGCTTAAAATAGCCGGAGATGTCTTTACCAATGATATTGCTTACTTCCTGAGATCCTATTACAATCTGTATGTTGGAGAGAGAACAGCTGAAAGAATAAAAATCGAAATCGGATCTGCACTGGAAGAGCTGGATTATCCTTTGGAAGACATTCCGGTACAGGGAAGAGACATGATCACCGGGAAACCTAAAGAGATCATGGTGAATTACAAAGAGATTTTTAAAGCCCTGGATAAATCCCTGATGAGAATTGAAGATGCGGTGATGGAAACGCTTTCCCTCACTCCGCCTGAACTGGCAGCAGACATCTATAAAACGGGAATCTATCTCGCCGGAGGTGGTGCCCTTCTTCATGGACTTGCAGATAGAATACACAAAAAAACAGGATTACCTGTATGTGTGGCGGAAGATCCTTTGAGAGCCGTGGTACGTGGTACAGGTATTGCGCTTAAAAACATCAATAAGTTTAGCTTTCTGATGAGTAACTAA